The genomic region GGGTTCTCCGAGGCCGAGCGGGAGGCGTTCGCCGAGTCGCTCGAGCGGGCCTGTCGGAACCTGGGAGTACCCCGGAGGGCGAGCGGTGATGGACCGCTCCGCGGATCGAGCGCTCTGGGTGATCGTCGCCTCGGCGACCCTGACCGTGATGGCGGGGGCGATCCTCGGCCCGATCACCAACGAGATCCGAATTGCACTGGAGGTCTCGCCGTCGCTCGCGGGCCTCATCATCACGACCCACGGCCTGTTCATCGTCCTCTGTAGCCCGTTCGTCGGCGCGCTGATCGACCGGATCGGTCCCCGAGTGCCCTACATCGCCGGCCTCTTCCTCTACGCGCTCGCGGGCGGGGCGGGGCTGGTGATCGAGTCGTTCGTCCCGCTCCTGATCTCGCGTGCGGTGCTGGGGGTCGGGGTCGCGCTGATCTACACCTCGATCACGGTGTTGATCTACGGTCTCTATGCGGACTCGCGAAAGGACCGGGTGATGGGGCTTCGGGGCAGCGCGAACAGCGTCGGCGCGGCGGTCTGGCCGCTTTTGGGCGGCGCGCTCGGGACGCTCGCGTGGCAACTCCCGTTCGGGGTCTACCTGCTCGGGCTCCCCCTGGGAATCCTCGCGGCGCTCACCGTTCCCGACGTGTCCCCGGCGAGCGACGCGGGGCCGGTCGGCGAGCGCTCCGTCCTCGAGATCCTCCGCTCGACGCCGCTGCTGGTTGCGGTCTACGGGCTGATGTTCCTCACGAACCTGCTGCTGTACGCGAACGTCGTCTATTACCCGCCACTCCTGGAGGGGTTCGGGATCGAGACACCGGTCGTGATCAGCCTCTACCTGTCGGTGCTCGGGCTCTCGGGCGGGGTGAGCGCCGCGCTGTACGACCGGATCCGGAACCGCTTCGAGTACCACGAACTCGCGGGGATCGCCTTCGGGCTCTGGACGGTCGCGTTCGTGCTCGCCACCACAGCTACCTCCGCGCTGCTGGCGGTCGTCCCGATGGTGCTGTACGGCCTCGGGCAGGGGTTGGTCTTCCCCACCGTCCTGTTGTGGGTCGAGGAACTCGTTCCGCGGGAGCATCAGGGCCGGTTCAGTTCCTACGTGGCGATGGCGGGCTATATCGGCCAGTTCCTCTCGCCGGTTCTCTTTGGCCCCGTCGTCGCCGGCTTCGGGATACGAGGGGTCTTCGCGAGCGCCGCGGTGGCCGTGGGCACTGGCCTGCTCGTGGTCGTCGGAGCGAGCCATCGTCGCTCACGTCCCCCGGAGAGGTGGGGGTGATCGGAGTAGTCGAGGAGCGACGATTCCCACAGATTATGTATCGCCGTATGGGGTTTATTCGAGGTCGGCGAGGCGCTCGAAGGATCCCTCGCGAACGGCGGCGACGAGTTCGCTCTCGTCGATTTCGGGGACTTTTCCGGGGTACTTTCGCTCGAAATACCCGAACAGGTTGCGGACGTCGCGTCCGAGGAACTCCTCCGCGTTCTCGTGGTCGGCGGGGACCGCCTGTGGCCAGTCGAAGATCGTGATTCCCTCCTCGCTCACGAAGACGTTGTACTGGCTCATGTCGGCGTGGACGTAGCCCATCTCGTACGCCCGTGTGAGTTCCCGGAGGATCATATCGAGGATCGGGCGGACCTGCTCGGGTTCGAGTTTCGTCCGCGAGAGTTCGACGCCCTCTATTTTCTCCATGATCAGCGCGTGGCGGTTCTGGTCCTCGGGACGAGGGACCGAAACGTCGGGATAGAGCGCTTCGAGGGCCTCGTACTCGCGCTCGGCGGCCTTTCGAGCGGTGTAGAACCACGAGAGGTGCTCCTTCTCGGCGGTGTAATCGCGCTCGCGGCGAACCTCCCTGAAGTTCGTATAGCCCTCGCGGTGGAACTTCAGTGCCATCGGGCGGTACGACTGGACCTCGAAGACGTCGCTTTCCTTGCCGACGCCCAGCGGAACGCCGAATCCCTCGATGGTGCCTCGCTGGGCGAACGTTCGCAGTGCGAGGGCGTCGTAGCCGTCCATCCGCAGGCGAACCCCCTCGTACTGGATGGTCTTCCGTTCGACGAGTTTGCGATCCAGACAGCGATTCAGTCGGAAGTCGACCTCCTCGGGCGTGAGACGCGAGAACCGCGGAAGCTTCTCGCGGTTCACCCACTCGCTGAATCGCATCCCGTGTTCGACACCCGAGAGGAGGTGAAAGTCCTCGGGCGCGAGGTCCTGCATGACGCTCGCGACGTTTCGTGCCATTGGCTCCGGTAGGAGCGACGCGCCTAAAAGCCCCGCGAGGACCCGCGATGAATCACATGCGACGATATAGAATCGAGGGTCACGTGTTCCGAATGTGTCCAGTTTCGTGCAGTATGTGGGCTTTTTCTCTGCACGAGCAGTCAGGGAAGAGCGGAACTGCAGCGTGTTGCTCCGCCCGGCAGGAGAATCACTGAAAACCGTTACTATGTGTTCGTTGTGTCTTTTAAATGGGGAATAGAAGTATGCGAGTGCAGGATTACGCGAGAAGTTTGCGCGATTTCACCGCGTTGATGAATCGCTTAGCCTTCAAACGCGGTTTCGTCCGCACTTCAACCTCGTCAATACTCAACTGAATCAGGAAGTCGATAAGTCGCCACATATTGTAGAGTAGTATCCCGAACGCAAAGTGGAACAATCGAACTACGGGTTCCTTCGAGGAAGTCCACGGAAGGAACGTTTTCAGCGACTGATACGCACTCTCAATGCCCCACCGCCGACGATACCTATTGATGGTTTTTTCAGTCCGTTCGCGTTCAACTTCCAGTCCATCGTCTACGTCCAAATTTGTGTAGAACGCGACAGTGCCCGCTTCATCGTCTTCACTCTTGATAGACGGGAGCAACACACGGGTCGTTCTCACTTTCTCATTCGTGGCCCCGCCTCGTACGTTCCCGTGAATCGGGTACTCGTGAGCCACCTCAACATCATGCCCCATCCGATGGATGTCATTTTTGATACGGGAGTTCAGTGGAACTGGGATGACGTATCTAACCGGGCGCTGGTTGAGTGTGTTCAACACATCGGCAGATGCGAACGCACTGTCTGCGTACACGGTATCGATACTGACGTGGTGGAGTGCTTTGTCAAGCAGTTCCTCAACGAGAATTCCCATATTGTCATTTTCGTGAACTGGTTTCAACCCGAGCATGAACTTCACATTCTCTCCCACGATGGCGATCGTCGCGTACCTGTAACTCCAATCGTACTCCGTGTCTGGCCGTTCGCGCGTATCCACAATCCACTCGCTCTGTCTCGCGTGGTCAGTATCACCGTAGAATGGGAGGAGCGTAATATCGATAGCGACAGTCGCAGGGCGCTCGAATTCGAGATGTCGTTTCGCCGTGTTGAGCATCAACCCAGTCGAATTATGAAGCATCCGAAGTACGTCAGACCGTTCTAACCGCTTCATGTACTCTACAAAGATGCCTCCACCGGGGCCGCCACCATTTCGGTCGGTGTTATCGTTGTAGATTTCCGAACCCTGCTTGGCAGCAGTACGCGTCAATCCCATCGTACACTCCGTTTCAATAAACGAATTGAGGTGGTATTGAGCGTTTGACGCTCGAAGAGGCATCCAGTCACTCCATTCGTCAGCGATGAGATTGACCATCTCACGCGGAACGCTATCGAGTTTGTCACCGATGAAGCGATTCACACTACGATGAGAATGATTACCCTTATCTTCAGGAGCAAGCGCCCCCGTACTGAGTGGATGGCCGGTTGCTTGAACGTGCGCTTCAATCCACTCTGCTTTCCGCTTGAGCGAGTCTTTGAGGTCTTCTGAAAGCCGATTATTCCTCGCTCTGGTCAGGGTTGAACGGCTTGGAAGTTCGTCTGGTTCGAAGCCGAATGCGGTCGCCGTCTCTATGTCTTCCGTGATGGTATCAATCGTCTTGCGGTCAGACCACCCGGTGAGGTGTCGGAGAAAGTATGCTCGAACCATCGCCTCGAATGGTTTGGATGATGGATGCCAGTTGGGATGAGCGTCATCGTCGTTAGAGATGAGAAAATCAAGGCTCGTTGCGAGATCAAGCGGCGTTGCATCAGGATTGGATTCCAGTAGGTCACGGGCGGCGCGTTGGAATGGAGTACTCGCTGTATCTACTCCTATTCGAGTCATTCTCGTGCAACACACGCGACTCTCGCCAGCGTGTTTTACCCCAGTACTCCTATCGTCAAAAAGCCCCGTCAAGCGGAGTGAAAGTGATCCAGTCGATCGGCTGAGAATAATGATTAAGTCCTGTCAAAAGTGCGGGCCTACTACAGAGAGGGTATTCAGCGATAGAGTTGCTTCAATTCATAGGTTCTTGAGTGAAACAGTCGCTCGATAGTTCGTGCGTATTGATTATAGAATCCTCATCAGATACTGACACTATTCGCCCTCGCGATGGCTGTCACTGATTTGATGCCCCTCAAATCTCTGCCGACGGTCCCCGGTCGGCACTTCTGTGGGCATCTATAGTGAGTGATAGTGCGGCGGCCAGCAGGAACAGCGTCGGGAGTATGAAATACCACCCAATACTCATGAGTCCGATGACCGAGATGACTGCGCCGACCAGTGCCGTAACCCACGTTATGCGCCGGTGTCCGGCCCAAGCAGCGCTCCCTCCAAGAGCAACGAGTCCAATTAGAACTACCGCCCAGAAGAACAGCACCGGGGCGTTCCCGCCGGCACTACCGAGCAAGTAGTCAATCCCGGCCCCACAGCCACGAGTGACTTCGCTGGTAGTAGTAGTCACCTCGCCGCTGCTGGTCGCCTCGCCACTTCCCGACTGACTGGTCCAACAGGAAACGGGCCCAAACACGCCCATCAAAGCCATGAACCCGATTGCGCCAGTCAAACCAGCCAGTGCAGCGGCGCTATGGGCAATATTTCGGAGTGACGGTCTGGTGTACTCATTCATATTGAATATTATTGTTCAATTTATTATAAATATGCGGGCTGAAAGAGGCATTCTCTCTATCTACCAACCTAATTCCCCTTCGATGACTACTGGCCAGTGACCGATTCGGGCACTGAATCCAACACATTTTCTTGACCTGATAAATAATATCCGTGATAGTATCGTAGAGAAATCCATGCACGAGTTTTGACGTTCGGAACTCGTGGAGGGTCGGCCGCCGTCGGTAGCTTGATTGTGCCGCTGGCGATGGATGGGGTATGGCTGGAGACCTCCCGCGGATGGGGCTCGGGACCTACTCGGATACGAACCGCGAGCAGTGGGCCGGATGTGTCGAGGCGGCCCTCGAAACGGGATACCGACACGTCGACACGGCGCAGGTCTACGGGAACGAGGAGTACGTCGGCGAGGGGATCGCCCGCTCGGGCGTCCCCCGCGAGGAGGTGTTCCTCGCGACCAAAACGGTCCACGTCGACGTTCCCGGCCCCTCGCGGTCGGCGATCGTCGACTCCGTCGAGGAGAGCCTCGAGAGGCTTCGGACGGGGTACGTCGACCTGCTGTACGTCCACTGGCCCGTCGGCTGTTACGACCCCGAGACGACGCTCGGCGCGTTCGACGAACTCCACGACGAGGGGCTGATCCGCAACGTCGGCGTCTCGAACTTCGAGCCCGAGACCATAGAGGAGGCTCGCGGGATCCTCGACGCGCCGATCTTCGCGAACCAGGTCGAGTGTCACCCGTTCCTCCCGCAGGAGGAACTCCGGGCGTACGCCGTCGAACACGACCACTGGCTGGTCGCCTACTGCCCGCTCGCGCGCGGGGAAGTCTTCGACGACCCCGTCCTCGGGTCGATCGCCGAGGCCCACGGGACGAGCGAGGCACAGGTCTCGCTGGCCTGGTTGCTCTCGAAGGAGAACGTCGCGGTCGTCCCGCGCTCGACGAGCGCGGGGCACATCCGC from Halalkalicoccus sp. NIPERK01 harbors:
- a CDS encoding MFS transporter, with protein sequence MAGAILGPITNEIRIALEVSPSLAGLIITTHGLFIVLCSPFVGALIDRIGPRVPYIAGLFLYALAGGAGLVIESFVPLLISRAVLGVGVALIYTSITVLIYGLYADSRKDRVMGLRGSANSVGAAVWPLLGGALGTLAWQLPFGVYLLGLPLGILAALTVPDVSPASDAGPVGERSVLEILRSTPLLVAVYGLMFLTNLLLYANVVYYPPLLEGFGIETPVVISLYLSVLGLSGGVSAALYDRIRNRFEYHELAGIAFGLWTVAFVLATTATSALLAVVPMVLYGLGQGLVFPTVLLWVEELVPREHQGRFSSYVAMAGYIGQFLSPVLFGPVVAGFGIRGVFASAAVAVGTGLLVVVGASHRRSRPPERWG
- a CDS encoding serine/threonine-protein kinase RIO2 — encoded protein: MARNVASVMQDLAPEDFHLLSGVEHGMRFSEWVNREKLPRFSRLTPEEVDFRLNRCLDRKLVERKTIQYEGVRLRMDGYDALALRTFAQRGTIEGFGVPLGVGKESDVFEVQSYRPMALKFHREGYTNFREVRRERDYTAEKEHLSWFYTARKAAEREYEALEALYPDVSVPRPEDQNRHALIMEKIEGVELSRTKLEPEQVRPILDMILRELTRAYEMGYVHADMSQYNVFVSEEGITIFDWPQAVPADHENAEEFLGRDVRNLFGYFERKYPGKVPEIDESELVAAVREGSFERLADLE
- a CDS encoding transposase, whose product is MTRIGVDTASTPFQRAARDLLESNPDATPLDLATSLDFLISNDDDAHPNWHPSSKPFEAMVRAYFLRHLTGWSDRKTIDTITEDIETATAFGFEPDELPSRSTLTRARNNRLSEDLKDSLKRKAEWIEAHVQATGHPLSTGALAPEDKGNHSHRSVNRFIGDKLDSVPREMVNLIADEWSDWMPLRASNAQYHLNSFIETECTMGLTRTAAKQGSEIYNDNTDRNGGGPGGGIFVEYMKRLERSDVLRMLHNSTGLMLNTAKRHLEFERPATVAIDITLLPFYGDTDHARQSEWIVDTRERPDTEYDWSYRYATIAIVGENVKFMLGLKPVHENDNMGILVEELLDKALHHVSIDTVYADSAFASADVLNTLNQRPVRYVIPVPLNSRIKNDIHRMGHDVEVAHEYPIHGNVRGGATNEKVRTTRVLLPSIKSEDDEAGTVAFYTNLDVDDGLEVERERTEKTINRYRRRWGIESAYQSLKTFLPWTSSKEPVVRLFHFAFGILLYNMWRLIDFLIQLSIDEVEVRTKPRLKAKRFINAVKSRKLLA
- a CDS encoding aldo/keto reductase, with the protein product MAGDLPRMGLGTYSDTNREQWAGCVEAALETGYRHVDTAQVYGNEEYVGEGIARSGVPREEVFLATKTVHVDVPGPSRSAIVDSVEESLERLRTGYVDLLYVHWPVGCYDPETTLGAFDELHDEGLIRNVGVSNFEPETIEEARGILDAPIFANQVECHPFLPQEELRAYAVEHDHWLVAYCPLARGEVFDDPVLGSIAEAHGTSEAQVSLAWLLSKENVAVVPRSTSAGHIRENFAARDLELTDEEIERIDAIEREHRLIDREYAPWN